In Bombus huntii isolate Logan2020A chromosome 9, iyBomHunt1.1, whole genome shotgun sequence, a single window of DNA contains:
- the LOC126869688 gene encoding ferrochelatase, mitochondrial: MVSKLMNVLQIGKQCAKSSILPWRHFSTTNLKQNNVKPKTGILMLNMGGPSRVDEVHEYLLRIMTDRDMIQLPFQSQIGPWMAIYRTPKVQAKYSQIGGKSPILEWTNTQGKLLCEKLDNISPETAPHKHYIAFRYANPLTEDTLQKIEEDGVEHTVVFSQYPQYSCATSGSSFIEIYKYYLNRKLPSNMKWSVIDRWATHPLFIETITERIKEELAQFPKDIRDDVIILFSAHSLPMKAVSRGDTYASEVAGTVALVMEKLQYCNPYKLVWQSKVGPIPWLEPFTDDAIRAYVKQGKKHFMIVPIAFVNEHIETLHELDIEYCKELAEELGIEKIRRTAAPNDHPTFIAALSDIVASHLKSNKPVSPMFLTRCPHCVSMNCVKSKNWYAEICKN; encoded by the exons ATGGTTAGTAAATTAATGAACGTACTTCAAATTG GGAAACAATGTGCAAAATCTTCCATTTTGCCTTGGCGTCACTTTTCTACAAcaaatttaaaacaaaataatgttAAACCAAAAACTGGTATCTTAATGTTAAATATGGGTGGTCCCAGTAGGGTCGATGAGGTGCATGAGTACTTATTACGTATAATGACTGATCGTGATATGATTCAACTGCCATTCCAAAG CCAAATAGGTCCTTGGATGGCAATATACCGTACTCCCAAGGTACAGGCAAAATATTCACAAATTGGTGGCAAATCTCCCATTTTAGAATGGACAAACACACAGGGTAAACTTTTGTGTGAGAAATTGGATAATATTTCACCAGAAACTGCACCTCATAAACATTATATTGCATTTCGTTATGCTAATCCCCTTACTGAAGATACATTGCAAAAGATAGAAGA AGATGGAGTTGAACATACAGTTGTCTTTTCTCAATATCCTCAATATTCTTGTGCCACAAGTGGATCGagttttattgaaatatataaatattatttgaacAG AAAATTACCTTCTAACATGAAGTGGAGCGTAATAGATCGATGGGCAACGCATCCATTGTTCATAGAGACAATTACAGAAAGAATTAAAGAGGAATTAGCTCAGTTCCCTAAGGATATAAGGGACGAtgtcataattttattttcggcTCATTCGCTACCAATGAAG GCCGTATCTAGGGGCGATACTTATGCATCTGAGGTAGCAGGTACAGTTGCCTTAGTAATggaaaaattacaatattGTAACCCATACAAATTGGTATGGCAGTCGAAG GTTGGACCTATACCTTGGTTGGAGCCTTTTACCGATGACGCAATAAGAGCGTATGTAAAGCAAGGCAAAAAGCATTTCATGATAGTTCCAATAGCATTTGTTAACGAACATATTGAAACTCTTCATGAATTGGACATTGAGTATTGCAAAGAATTAGCTGAGGAA CTTGGCATTGAAAAAATACGGAGAACTGCTGCACCTAATGATCATCCTACGTTTATAGCAGCTTTGTCAGATATCGTTGCTTCTCACCTTAAATCGAATAAGCCAGTGAGTCCCATGTTTTTAACACGTTGCCCCCATTGCGTTAGTATGAATTGTGTAAAAAGCAAGAATTGGTATGcggaaatatgcaaaaattaa
- the LOC126869690 gene encoding uncharacterized protein LOC126869690, whose translation MKKTKNLQLLATFLLLVFFVSPSSTWALTTFGKPSPTQNQNSPPPPTPVGKARECKLESDCAGIQNTTCMSDHRDGRTRCLCGDYSAPLNGACTNKFKALHTSCNDDSECIEGAHCVQRNNTMSGKRCYCQEGYNEEGVLFCNGSSSVLIFHTTLLLLTLSIMKQNFC comes from the exons ATGAAGAAGACGAAAAATCTTCAATTACTTGCGACGTTTCTTCTATTGGTGTTTTTCGTATCACCATCGTCTACTTGGGCTCTTACGACATTCGGCAAACCCAGCCCAACGCAGAACCAAAATTCTCCACCACCGCCTACACCAG TCGGGAAAGCTCGAGAATGTAAATTGGAGTCTGATTGCGCTGGAATCCAAAATACAACATGTATGTCGGATCATCGTGACGGAAGAACACGTTGTCTTTGTGGAGACTATTCCGCTCCTCTTAATGGCGCGTGTACCAATAAATTCAAAG CGTTACATACTTCATGTAATGATGATTCTGAATGCATTGAGGGTGCACATTGCGTACAACGGAACAATACCATGTCCGGAAAACGTTGCTATTGCCAAGAAGGATATAACGAAGAGGGTGTATTATTTTGCAATG GTAGCTCATCCGTCCTTATATTTCACACAACACTTCTGTTACTTACATTGAGTATTATGAAACAAAACTTCTGTTAA
- the LOC126869689 gene encoding EEF1A lysine methyltransferase 2: protein MTDKNIEELGPSDLGTRDYWERIYSEELDNFKEHGDVGEIWFGRNNTLKVIRWINMQLKLNKDDKIVDIGCGNGMTLVELTKQGFEKLLGVDYSEKAVDLAREVLKENNMSHVELKVCDILDSENFNLPIDFKLVHDKGTYDAISLHPEDPSSKRQKYIENIYKILLPSGYLVLTSCNWTKEEIEKHFQNYFDILHVLPADTFVFGGQTGNIVTQLVLQKK from the exons ATGACAGATAAAAACATTGAAGAACTCGGACCATCGGATTTAGGCACACGTGATTA TTGGGAGAGGATTTATTCAGAAGAACTTGATAATTTTAAAGAACACGGAGATGTAGGTGAAATATGGTTTGGTAGAAATAATACACTAAAAGTCATACG TTGGATTAATATGCAATTAAAACTTAACAAAGATGACAAAATAGTCGATATAGGATGTGGAAACGGAATGACATTAGTGGAACTTACAAAACAAGGTTTTGAAAAATTGCTAGGTGTAGATTATTCGGAGAAGGCAGTGGACTTAGCTCGTGAAGTACTGAAGGAAAATAATATGTCACACGTCGAATTAAAAGTTTGCGATATACTCGATtcagaaaattttaatttaccgATTGACTTTAAATTAGTACATGATAAAGGAACTTACGATGCCATCAGCTTACATCCAGAAGATCCTTCGTCAAAACGGCAAAagtatatagaaaatatatacaaaattctGTTACCTTCTGGTTACTTAGTTTTAACTTCATGTAATTGGACtaaagaagaaatagagaaacattttcaaaatt attttgaCATCTTACATGTGCTTCCTGCTGACACATTTGTATTTGGTGGACAAACTGGAAACATTGTAACACAATTAGTTCtccaaaagaaataa